A genomic segment from Triticum dicoccoides isolate Atlit2015 ecotype Zavitan chromosome 1A, WEW_v2.0, whole genome shotgun sequence encodes:
- the LOC119271873 gene encoding AAA-ATPase At2g46620-like: MPLDGGAAAVMFLAYAALAVAALRAVLSYKSAAHAARRLWRWADEWAQAYQYYEVPRFAATGGNDGAENPLFRKAAAYVASLPSLEDADAACVLSSASKSNDFSLQLGPGHTAHDAFLGARLAWTNRGERLLLRVRRHDRTRVLRPYLQHVESVADEMELRRRELRLYANTGAVAPRWASVPFTHPATLDTVAMDPELKTRVRSDLESFLKGRAYYHRLGRVWRRSYLLYGPPGTGKSTFAAAMARFLGYDVYDIDLSRAGTDDLRALLLDTAPRSLILVEDLDRYLRGGDGETSAARAARVLGFMDGLSSCCGEERVMVFTMSGGKEGVDPAVLRPGRLDVHIHFTMCDFDGFKALASNYLGLKDHKLYPQVEEGFHAGARLSPAELGEIMLANRGSPSRALRTVISALQHVVAPRTSSAARPPRLTSRSSGHLEESSPAAAESQSPGGGGFGKDAPMREFKKLYGLIKIRSRKEGGVVPVDDTASANGRGSDASTEKDR, from the coding sequence ATGCCGCtggacggcggggcggcggcggtcatGTTCCTGGCGTACGCGGCCCTGGCCGTGGCGGCGCTGCGGGCGGTGCTGTCCTACAAGTCGGCGGCGCACGCGGCGCGCCGGCTGTGGCGGTGGGCGGACGAGTGGGCGCAGGCGTACCAGTACTACGAGGTGCCGCGCTTCGCCGCCACCGGCGGCAACGACGGGGCCGAGAACCCGCTCTTCCGCAAGGCGGCGGCCTACGTGGCGTCGCTGCCGTCGCTCGAGGACGCGGACGCCGCCTGCGTGCTCTCCTCCGCCAGCAAGAGCAACGACTTCTCGCTGCAGCTCGGCCCCGGCCACACCGCGCACGACGCCTTCCTCGGCGCACGCCTCGCGTGGACCAACCGCGGGGAGCGCCTCCTCCTCCGCGTGCGCCGCCATGACCGCACGCGCGTGCTGCGCCCCTACCTGCAGCACGTCGAGTCCGTCGCCGACGAGATGGAGCTGCGGCGCCGCGAGCTGCGCCTCTACGCCAACACCGGCGCCGTCGCTCCGCGCTGGGCGTCGGTGCCCTTCACCCACCCGGCCACGCTGGACACGGTGGCCATGGACCCGGAGCTCAAGACCCGCGTCCGCTCCGACCTGGAGAGCTTCCTCAAGGGCCGCGCCTACTACCACCGGCTGGGCCGCGTCTGGCGCCGGAGCTACCTGCTCTACGGACCCCCCGGCACGGGCAAGTCCACGTTCGCGGCGGCGATGGCGAGGTTCCTCGGCTACGACGTCTACGACATCGACCTCTCCCGCGCTGGCACCGACGACCTCCGCGCGCTGCTCCTGGACACGGCCCCGCGGTCGCTCATCCTCGTGGAGGACCTCGACCGGTACCTGCGCGGCGGCGACGGGGAGACGTCGGCGGCGCGGGCCGCCAGGGTGCTGGGATTCATGGACGGGCTGTCGTCGTGCTGCGGCGAGGAGCGCGTGATGGTGTTCACCATGAGCGGCGGCAAGGAGGGCGTGGACCCGGCCGTGCTGCGGCCGGGGAGGCTGGACGTGCACATCCACTTCACCATGTGCGACTTCGACGGCTTCAAGGCGCTGGCCAGCAACTACCTGGGCCTCAAGGACCACAAGCTGTACCCGCAGGTGGAGGAGGGCTTCCACGCCGGCGCGCGCCTGAGCCCGGCCGAGCTCGGCGAGATCATGCTCGCCAACCGCGGGTCCCCGAGCCGCGCGCTCCGCACCGTCATCAGCGCGCTGCAGCACGTGGTGGCGCCGCGGACGAGCTCCGCGGCGCGGCCGCCCAGGCTGACCTCAAGATCGTCCGGGCACCTCGAGGAGTCCAGCCCGGCGGCGGCAGAGAGCCAGTCGCCGGGGGGCGGGGGGTTCGGGAAGGACGCGCCGATGAGGGAGTTCAAGAAGCTGTACGGGCTGATCAAGATCAGGAGCCGCAAGGAGGGCGGCGTGGTGCCGGTGGACGACACGGCGTCGGCGAACGGGCGGGGCAGCGACGCCAGCACCGAGAAGGACCGGTGA